CTGAACATGCGCGTGTTCGTTCCCACCCGCTTCTACGAACATTTCGTAATCAAAACTATCGGTCGAGGCTAtaatagtgtattttatttcaaactaacattactgtatctgtgatgttatcaataaaaatataatttaatactattttttcattcattGGCGGATCCAGGATGGTTGTTAATTTCTTAAAGCGTCCTTACCAGGCAATCGTCTAACTGATCTGGGACTACTTCACATTCATAAAAACTTacccattcaattaaaaatactttttttatatattgattgacTTCGACGATGTGAACCCTGACTTGAAGGCTGGATCcgcaattgtttttataaatactatttattattatttatacctttTTTATCTTACATTAGTGTTTTTGAATTGTGACatcaacattaatattatacttataagcTATGCATATAAGCTTTGCACACTAGCGCTAGGTTGGATACTACCAACATATCACATATTTTtcccgctaaacagcaatactgtgAGACCAACTGGAGAAAACATTTACTACcctattatatgataataaacttattttaaattaataatttcttacttgcCCACTGTTGTTAGTTTCCAAGCTGGCAATGCATCATCTAGCAACTTCAGCGCTGTGTGAGAACTTTCAGCGGCTGCTCGTAACCGAGCACTGACCGAAGCGAGTGCATCGCGAAACGCAATCGCACGCTCGCAAGCGACTTCTAACGGTATTTCTGGACGTTGGTTTTCGCTCCATAAGCaaccttttttattacattttaatgatattcaaattaacaaaaaattatatatttacaagattaaaacaaattataatttcgatAATTTGGATGGATGTTTATAACTTAATGCCAGTACCTACGGCGGAATGGAACTGGATTAAatttggcacaaatttagatataaatatagtctGGAATAGTGCATACTTTTATCCGTAGCACCTATAAACGCCAGAAACTACTTCTACCCTAGCCCTCATACGCGGGCGAAGGCACGATTGGTaaaatggtaaatatataaaaataataattaaagaataatataatacttactcaACAATTGCTGCAGTTGTGTGTACATAGTACGTATACGCAATAATTGTGCGTGCAGTGATCGTTTTTCGCTTTGCAATTCTTTTTCTCTGACCCGAAGCCAAATTAGTTCAAGCTTACGCATttcctaaaaattaaaaaaaaattaaaaatggctttttatttttaaacaaaaatgcaCTAACTATCTTATTATTAGATACCTTTCTATTAACATTAGCGACAAAATCTTCATTTTCTGACGCTAACATTGGACGTCTGTAGAGATCTAAATTGACGAAGATCTAAAACAGACATTTTACGAGTACAATAGCaggtttatatcaatttaaaaaatataagtcatgAAAGCAAATACGAAACTTAATACGAAAGTTTACCTGATGCATAGTCTTAGCATAACTTTCTGCATTAGCCACTGGACTAGTCATTTCTTCAAATTCTTTAATTTCCTAAAATATCGGAGtagaacaattattaaatacttacacaACATATTTAAACCCTTTCTAATATACTCATGTAAATCTATGGACCTGTTGTATGCTTTGAAGTTCTGCCGACACAACCGCAAGCCTTTGAGCTGGATGGAGTTTTTCACTACTTGCTATATCTTGGTCCAGTCTCACGAGAGCGATCAGCACAGTCTCTTTGCCAGTGTCAACTTGCCACGAACTCTGATTACCGAAAACCGTATGAGACAATTAGTgaaattaaaatggttttatCTTAcccatacttatattattttcttgttttaatatttgccttattttatacttactcGAGTTTTATAGTGTATGAGTTTTTATTCCTACTTCCTAGAATATCTTAAAAACATACTCACCGTATTAGGCATGGTTGTTACATCTACACGTTGAGAGCTTGCTATGCAACCCATTCCATCACAACTATTAAGAACTGTGAACTGTGTGAGAATACTGCTTACAATATACTACTATTTCTCATAtttctaatgaaataaaatgtgtcAAGGATACTATGAAATCGACGAATTTCAGCGCGTAAAATGAAGATAGCCGTGAACGAAGGCTAAACAATAAGGGCTGAACACAGAGTGGTACATGACGAGTCCAAAATGCAAAGAGGTTCAaatgtttaaaagtttaatttaacccATAACATCACGGCAAGTTCGATAaagatttctttaaaaaatattttcgtaatttatgttcacttaaactaattattggtgcgtaattttatatactaaacacaatattacaaaaacgtAAACTTAAACTAAGTGCTACATATTATATCATAGTTCTGTCCTATTCGGAGCTTGTAGCATTGATAAATGTGACATAATTAGTCCTAAGCACGAATTTTCATTGTGTATCATgctattttatatggaataagtACCAAATACTAcactaaaatcaattaataaagtGAATTCACTGAAACAACACGAgctgaaatttaattataaggtaTTAGGCGATTCGAGTCCTTGgtcaaaaaaaattgtaaccttTCGTGTTTTTGGAACTTTTACTCTGTAACAACAAAACcctcaaatgaaataaaatattattttttattaaattagtcttATCTCTTATCCAACCATATTTATACCAATAAGCATATTttgtcattatataaaaaaagagattttcTGTGaactaaaattacaataaagccAGTTACGCTGTTCAAGCGACCGTCGGTGCATACGTCAGCCGCCTTACAGAACTAGAATGACCGTCCATTGTGTAACGACATTAGTAGTTTGTTCAGTTTTGTTAGCCTGGAGAACACTCAAACTTGACtcaaactaaactaaaaaactCAAACTAAACTATGAAACACTGTAACCGGACTTGATATATgcgaaaacatattttactttaaagatAAATCTATACTCGTTCGGTtgcaaaaattaacaaattaaatgttacatattaaataatgttcttaatatcctcattaaataaaatgattcaagAAATTACATGCGTAGATAGGAGTTGCTTAAAAATCTAATGTCAAGTATTGTCAACGTTGACTTCCCCCTCCCTGCCCCCAATTCAATAGAATCCGACTCATCTTGTCACATCGtcttaaagttattatatttttgatttgctaaattattttagtttattttttgatttatttattattgtttgtatataatcaaGTGCCAGTCGAACGGATAACTGGTAAGTGAAGTCCATTCATTGAATATCTTTAGAAGTGCCACATGTCGATTTAATGATTTCAAATTCAGTCTTACAATAACGTATctcatttaaaattgatttcagAGTACAGAGAAACATTACAACGAGACCACAGGTCTCGGCCTTTGGCCAAAAACACTATAAAAACTATAAGTATTGGAAAAATCATCCAAAAAGATCTGCCATACCCAAGctaaattaagatatttcataattttttattttcttttgtaataatgtCTCAGTGGAATAATTCTTATTCTTACAACCAGTATCAAGCACCTAATAATTGGAACAACGATTATAATAGCCAGTATCAAGCTTATTATCCAAATCCAAATAGACAATATGACCCCAGTAATCAATATGTTAGTTTTGATGAATTTTTATCTCAAATGCAAATTTCAAATCCACCTCCTACGAATCCTGCTACCTACAATAACATGCAATATCAAAACTACCCTAATGCACAATATAACAACATGCCCAGTTATCAAAATGGTACTACACCTCAAAGCTCCCAGGCAGATTATGCATATGGATCGAACACTGCCAATTTCCCTAATAATGAGGAAACTTATCAACCAAACATGCATAATCAGTACAACCAGGTGACctcagataaaaataattattcaaatgaagTGGTTTTTAAATCAAAGCTAACACCAACTGCTACTGAATTTGTGCCTAAGAGTTCCAAATCAAAATCACCAAGCAGTCCTCACAATGAGCCTTCACAAGAAGCAAGCTCATCAAGTGGGGCAGTAAGTAAATCATCTAGTAATTATTCAAAACCATCTAGTTCCACAAATTGGAGAGAAAAACCACATAGTTCTCAACAAAGTGGTGCCTCATCTAGTAATGAAACAACAAGTCAAATGcagaaattttcaaaatatcaagACTCAAATAGAAATCATAAAGGGGAGTCTAAAATTCGTAATCAAGACTGTTATAATAGCCACCCTGAGTCTTTAGATCAAAACTCTATTAAAATGCATAAAGACTCGTTAAACCGTCCCAGTGAATTGAATAATCGGAACCGAAAATCCAAAAATCGTGCCACTAATAGTAATCAAATGCAAGAGACTAACTACCGTAATCAAGATTTTAATCATCAAGACTCTAACAATCATAGAATAAACAATCGTAACAGTGATTTAAACAGCTTTAATCATGAGACAAATGCCTATGATGAAGTAAGCACGCACAATGAAGGGGGCCAATTAAAATCCAACCCAAAGACTAAGAATAAAGAGTCTGATGTAGGTCGAACTTTTTA
This region of Vanessa atalanta chromosome 8, ilVanAtal1.2, whole genome shotgun sequence genomic DNA includes:
- the LOC125065929 gene encoding uncharacterized protein LOC125065929, which codes for MPNTSSWQVDTGKETVLIALVRLDQDIASSEKLHPAQRLAVVSAELQSIQQEIKEFEEMTSPVANAESYAKTMHQIFVNLDLYRRPMLASENEDFVANVNRKEMRKLELIWLRVREKELQSEKRSLHAQLLRIRTMYTQLQQLLSCLWSENQRPEIPLEVACERAIAFRDALASVSARLRAAAESSHTALKLLDDALPAWKLTTVGKSGWERTRACSDACRLLVHARCGERGARRVLVATAAPRAARALRLALDYAFTDTMHDYKYQRATEAFLQFKEALVQLVNSIHQVLLNNVENLAVAEKELMENRRKLRAARVNDIVNRGLADLKYESSTLTSLKITPRQ